One Rhineura floridana isolate rRhiFlo1 chromosome 14, rRhiFlo1.hap2, whole genome shotgun sequence genomic region harbors:
- the DNAAF4 gene encoding dynein axonemal assembly factor 4 isoform X1, which yields MPVWVRDYRWHQTPEAVYLTVPVPAPVRAGIFCTEQYLKVNSPPFLFEAFLYAPIDDVRSTAKIKDGFVLFILYKKEAAMWKSLIMENGDKEKMQRIREDAVRKAQEDAKAEAEAKGTRKQERSKFALEATIKLEDAERKRIEEQKEEEREKATKEIEKWKEQNEKQKKVQEKYQSHQEWRKTLEKSKQQNRKMKSNRGTVKSSTMAGATSSGNMFSEKLKEESVPAPRSAGSIEIKFTPRAFPTALRESRIPEEEEWLCKEAEARRIINSDIAEIEDLKEEEKNPDWLKDKGNKMFATGNYLAAVNAYNLAIRISNKIPTLYLNRAACHLRLRNLHKAIEDSSKALDLLTPPVPNNAKARVKAHVRRGAAFCELELYAEGLQDYIAALKIEPTNKKVEEDAEKIRHVIQGNE from the exons ATGCCGGTGTGGGTGCGCGACTACCGCTGGCATCAGACGCCCGAGGCGGTGTACCTGACCGTGCCCGTCCCGGCGCCCGTGCGGGCTGGCATCTTCTGCACCGAGCAGTACCTCAAG GTAAATTCTCCTCCCTTTTTATTCGAAGCCTTTCTGTATGCTCCTATAGATGATGTTCGCAGTACTGCAAAAAtcaaggatggctttgttttgttCATCCTCTATAAAAAAGAAGCGGCCATGTGGAAATCCCTCATTATGGAAAACG GTGACAAAGAAAAAATGCAGAGAATCCGAGAGGATGCTGTGCGCAAAGCACAAGAGGACgccaaagcagaagcagaagcaaaaggtACTCGGAAACAGGAGCGTAGCAAGTTTGCTCTGGAGGCCACAATTAAG CTAGAAGatgcagaaagaaaaagaatagaAGAGCAGAAAGAAGAAGAACGGGAAAAAGCCACCAAGGAGATTGAGAAATGGAAAGAGCAAAATGAGAAGCAAAAGAAGGTTCAAGAAAAATACCAGTCGCATCAGGAATGGAGAAAAACGCTAGAGAAAAGCAAGCAACAGAACAGGAAAATGAAATCTAATAGAGGAACAGTCAAGTCAAGTACAATGGCAGGAG CTACAAGTTCTGGAAATATGTTTTCAGAGAAGCTAAAGGAAGAATCTGTCCCTGCTCCTCGTTCTGCCGGTAGTATTGAAATAAAATTCACCCCTCGTGCCTTTCCTACAGCTCTCAGAGAATCCAGGattccagaagaggaggag TGGTTATGTAAAGAAGCAGAGGCTCGCAGGATCATCAATTCAGACATTGCTGAGATAGAGGATTTAAAAGAAGAGGAGAAGAATCCAGATTGGTTGAAAGACAAAGGAAA taAAATGTTTGCAACAGGAAATTACCTTGCTGCTGTCAATGCCTATAATTTGGCAATTCGTATCAGTAATAAAATTCCAACATTGTACTTGAATCGAGCTGCTTGCCACCTTAGGCTGAGAAATCTACACAAGGCAATTGAAGATTCTtctaag gCCCTGGATTTACTGACTCCTCCTGTACCCAACAATGCCAAGGCTAGAGTGAAAGCTCATGTGAGGCGTGGGGCAGCATTCTGTGAATTGGAATTGTATGCTGAAG GTCTTCAAGATTATATTGCTGCTCTCAAGATTGAGCCTACCAATAAAAAAGTAGAAGAAGATGCTGAGAAGATTCGACACGTAATTCAAGGAAATGAATGA
- the DNAAF4 gene encoding dynein axonemal assembly factor 4 isoform X2 — protein MPVWVRDYRWHQTPEAVYLTVPVPAPVRAGIFCTEQYLKVNSPPFLFEAFLYAPIDDVRSTAKIKDGFVLFILYKKEAAMWKSLIMENGDKEKMQRIREDAVRKAQEDAKAEAEAKGTRKQERSKFALEATIKLEDAERKRIEEQKEEEREKATKEIEKWKEQNEKQKKVQEKYQSHQEWRKTLEKSKQQNRKMKSNRGTVKSSTMAGATSSGNMFSEKLKEESVPAPRSAGSIEIKFTPRAFPTALRESRIPEEEEWLCKEAEARRIINSDIAEIEDLKEEEKNPDWLKDKGNKMFATGNYLAAVNAYNLAIRISNKIPTLYLNRAACHLRLRNLHKAIEDSSKALDLLTPPVPNNAKARVKAHVRRGAAFCELELYAEGCLQASVKPL, from the exons ATGCCGGTGTGGGTGCGCGACTACCGCTGGCATCAGACGCCCGAGGCGGTGTACCTGACCGTGCCCGTCCCGGCGCCCGTGCGGGCTGGCATCTTCTGCACCGAGCAGTACCTCAAG GTAAATTCTCCTCCCTTTTTATTCGAAGCCTTTCTGTATGCTCCTATAGATGATGTTCGCAGTACTGCAAAAAtcaaggatggctttgttttgttCATCCTCTATAAAAAAGAAGCGGCCATGTGGAAATCCCTCATTATGGAAAACG GTGACAAAGAAAAAATGCAGAGAATCCGAGAGGATGCTGTGCGCAAAGCACAAGAGGACgccaaagcagaagcagaagcaaaaggtACTCGGAAACAGGAGCGTAGCAAGTTTGCTCTGGAGGCCACAATTAAG CTAGAAGatgcagaaagaaaaagaatagaAGAGCAGAAAGAAGAAGAACGGGAAAAAGCCACCAAGGAGATTGAGAAATGGAAAGAGCAAAATGAGAAGCAAAAGAAGGTTCAAGAAAAATACCAGTCGCATCAGGAATGGAGAAAAACGCTAGAGAAAAGCAAGCAACAGAACAGGAAAATGAAATCTAATAGAGGAACAGTCAAGTCAAGTACAATGGCAGGAG CTACAAGTTCTGGAAATATGTTTTCAGAGAAGCTAAAGGAAGAATCTGTCCCTGCTCCTCGTTCTGCCGGTAGTATTGAAATAAAATTCACCCCTCGTGCCTTTCCTACAGCTCTCAGAGAATCCAGGattccagaagaggaggag TGGTTATGTAAAGAAGCAGAGGCTCGCAGGATCATCAATTCAGACATTGCTGAGATAGAGGATTTAAAAGAAGAGGAGAAGAATCCAGATTGGTTGAAAGACAAAGGAAA taAAATGTTTGCAACAGGAAATTACCTTGCTGCTGTCAATGCCTATAATTTGGCAATTCGTATCAGTAATAAAATTCCAACATTGTACTTGAATCGAGCTGCTTGCCACCTTAGGCTGAGAAATCTACACAAGGCAATTGAAGATTCTtctaag gCCCTGGATTTACTGACTCCTCCTGTACCCAACAATGCCAAGGCTAGAGTGAAAGCTCATGTGAGGCGTGGGGCAGCATTCTGTGAATTGGAATTGTATGCTGAAG
- the DNAAF4 gene encoding dynein axonemal assembly factor 4 isoform X3: MWKSLIMENGDKEKMQRIREDAVRKAQEDAKAEAEAKGTRKQERSKFALEATIKLEDAERKRIEEQKEEEREKATKEIEKWKEQNEKQKKVQEKYQSHQEWRKTLEKSKQQNRKMKSNRGTVKSSTMAGATSSGNMFSEKLKEESVPAPRSAGSIEIKFTPRAFPTALRESRIPEEEEWLCKEAEARRIINSDIAEIEDLKEEEKNPDWLKDKGNKMFATGNYLAAVNAYNLAIRISNKIPTLYLNRAACHLRLRNLHKAIEDSSKALDLLTPPVPNNAKARVKAHVRRGAAFCELELYAEGLQDYIAALKIEPTNKKVEEDAEKIRHVIQGNE, from the exons ATGTGGAAATCCCTCATTATGGAAAACG GTGACAAAGAAAAAATGCAGAGAATCCGAGAGGATGCTGTGCGCAAAGCACAAGAGGACgccaaagcagaagcagaagcaaaaggtACTCGGAAACAGGAGCGTAGCAAGTTTGCTCTGGAGGCCACAATTAAG CTAGAAGatgcagaaagaaaaagaatagaAGAGCAGAAAGAAGAAGAACGGGAAAAAGCCACCAAGGAGATTGAGAAATGGAAAGAGCAAAATGAGAAGCAAAAGAAGGTTCAAGAAAAATACCAGTCGCATCAGGAATGGAGAAAAACGCTAGAGAAAAGCAAGCAACAGAACAGGAAAATGAAATCTAATAGAGGAACAGTCAAGTCAAGTACAATGGCAGGAG CTACAAGTTCTGGAAATATGTTTTCAGAGAAGCTAAAGGAAGAATCTGTCCCTGCTCCTCGTTCTGCCGGTAGTATTGAAATAAAATTCACCCCTCGTGCCTTTCCTACAGCTCTCAGAGAATCCAGGattccagaagaggaggag TGGTTATGTAAAGAAGCAGAGGCTCGCAGGATCATCAATTCAGACATTGCTGAGATAGAGGATTTAAAAGAAGAGGAGAAGAATCCAGATTGGTTGAAAGACAAAGGAAA taAAATGTTTGCAACAGGAAATTACCTTGCTGCTGTCAATGCCTATAATTTGGCAATTCGTATCAGTAATAAAATTCCAACATTGTACTTGAATCGAGCTGCTTGCCACCTTAGGCTGAGAAATCTACACAAGGCAATTGAAGATTCTtctaag gCCCTGGATTTACTGACTCCTCCTGTACCCAACAATGCCAAGGCTAGAGTGAAAGCTCATGTGAGGCGTGGGGCAGCATTCTGTGAATTGGAATTGTATGCTGAAG GTCTTCAAGATTATATTGCTGCTCTCAAGATTGAGCCTACCAATAAAAAAGTAGAAGAAGATGCTGAGAAGATTCGACACGTAATTCAAGGAAATGAATGA